A stretch of Gadus macrocephalus chromosome 17, ASM3116895v1 DNA encodes these proteins:
- the LOC132475419 gene encoding serine/threonine-protein kinase DCLK2-like has product MSLNGKSLELEHFDERDKVRRGRSTRTKRDESSGPGSRGSSLVPSPAHSANCSYYRTRTLQALTSEKRAKKVRFYRNGDRYFKGLVYAVSSDRFRSYDALLMELTRSLADNLHLPQGVRTIYTADGSKKITSMDELIEGECYVCASNETYKKVDYTKISTLSWKPGAASAAAAAANNNPGAAAGVAASAPGSARSAGGVSVSPAPPRERGERGERGERGERGESRESKDFIKPKLVTVIRSGVKPRKAVRILLNKKTAHSFQQVLADITQAIKLDSGAVKRLYTLDGKQVTCLQDFFGEDDVFMACGPEKFRYAQDDFVLTHGGKPAPFVSDSKTKVSKPPVPQKTTAPRSLSGTSSKTPPRTPPRTKSPGPATELSGSQLTGRSSRTSPSPTSPRPNLKIAPYSSSSDVNGAAIKAGATSPEVNGNRSLASSIIGEKYCVGKVIGDGNFAVVKECVERSTGQEYALKIIDKARCSGKEHLIENEVAVLRRVRHPSIIQLMEVDDTPTHLYLVMELVKGGDLFDAITSSTKYSERDSSAMVYNLSGAVQYLHHLNIVHRDIKPENLLVCEYPDGTKSLKLGDFGLATVVEGPLFTVCGTPTYVAPEIIAETGYGLKVDIWAEGVITYILLCGFPPFRSESNIQEELFDQILKGKLEYPSPDWDNISLPAKMLISQMLQVNVDARYTAEEVLSHPWVTDEGPSDSNAEVSSEKDQDEAAPEASQEPPQPSDLDNQNVLDTPPNTQEPCPDTPTP; this is encoded by the exons ATGTCGCTGAACGGTAAGAGCCTCGAGCTGGAGCACTTTGACGAGCGGGACAAGGTGCGACGGGGCCGCTCCACGCGCACCAAGAGAGATGAGTCGTCCGGCCCGGGGTCTCGAGGCAGCAGCCTGGTCCCGAGCCCCGCGCACAGCGCCAACTGCAGCTACTACCGAACGCGCACCCTGCAGGCGCTCACGTCGGAGAAACGGGCCAAGAAGGTCCGCTTCTACCGGAACGGGGACCGATACTTCAAGGGTCTCGTTTACGCTGTCTCCAGCGACCGCTTCCGTTCATATGACGCGCTGCTCATGGAGCTCACGCGCTCCCTGGCGGACAACCTGCACCTCCCGCAGGGCGTGCGTACCATCTACACCGCGGACGGAAGTAAGAAGATAACGAGCATGGACGAGCTGATTGAAG GAGAGTGCTACGTGTGTGCGTCCAACGAGACCTACAAGAAGGTCGACTACACCAAGATCTCCACCCTCAGCTGGAAGCCCggcgccgcctccgccgccgccgccgccgccaacaaCAACCCCGGCGCCGCCGCTGGCGTGGCGGCCAGCGCTCCGGGGTCCGCGCGGTCGGCGGGGGGGGTCTCGGTCTCCCCGGCGCCgcccagggagagaggggagagaggggagagaggggagagaggggagagaggggagagccgGGAGAGCAAAGACTTTATCAAGCCCAAGCTGGTGACCGTCATTCGCAGCGGGGTGAAGCCCCGCAAGGCGGTCCGTATCCTGCTCAACAAGAAGACGGCGCACTCCTTCCAGCAGGTCCTGGCTGACATCACCCAGGCCATCAAACTGGACTCTGGAGCGGTGAAGAGGCTCTACACACTGGATGGGAAACAG GTGACGTGTCTGCAGGATTTCTTCGGGGAGGACGATGTGTTCATGGCGTGCGGACCCGAGAAGTTCCGCTACGCTCAGGACGACTTCGTTCTCACGCACGGCGGCAAACCGGCCCCCTTCGTCAGTG ATTCGAAGACCAAGGTGTCTAAACCACCGGTCCCTCAGAAGACTACAGCTCCCAGAAGCCTCAGCGGCACCTCCTCAAAGACTCCGCCTAGGACCCCACCCAGGACCAAGTCCCCTGGCCCag CCACTGAGTTGTCAGGATCCCAGTTGACCGGGAGGTCATCCAGGactagcccctcccccaccagccCACGACCTAACCTGAAG attgccccttactcctcctcttccgatGTCAACGGTGCGGCCATTAAAGCGGGCGCCACCAGCCCAGAAG tgAACGGTAACCGGAGTCTGGCGTCCTCCATCATTGGAGAGAAGTACTGTGTGGGGAAGGTGATCGGGGACGGGAACTTTGCTGTGGTCAAGGAGTGTGTGGAGAG gtccaCAGGCCAGGAGTATGCCCTGAAGATCATAGACAAAGCTCGCTGCAGTGGAAAG gagcACCTGATAGAGAATGAGGTGGCGGTCCTGAGGAGAGTCAGACACCCCAGCATCATCCAGCTGATGGAGGTGGAcgacacccccacccacctctacCTTGTGATGGAGTTGGTCAAG gGGGGAGACCTGTTTGATGCGATCACCTCCTCCACTAAGTACTCAGAGAGGGACTCCAGTGCCATGGTGTACAACCTGTCAGGAGCCGTGCAGTACCTGCACCACCTCAACATCGTGCACCGGGACATCAAGCCTGAGAACCTGCtg GTTTGTGAGTACCCAGACGGGACCAAGTCTCTGAAGCTGGGGGACTTTGGTCTAGCCACGGTGGTGGAGGGCCCCCTCTTCACCGTGTGTGGGACCCCCACGTACGTGGCCCCCGAGATCATCGCAGAGACGGG ctatgGTCTCAAGGTGGACATCTGGGCAGAAGGAGTGATCACCTACATCCTTCTCTGTGGCTTCCCGCCCTTCCGAAG cgAGAGTAACATCCAGGAGGAGTTATTTGATCAGATTCTCAAGGGAAAGTTGGAGTATCCTTCTCCAGACTGGGACAACATCAGCCTTCCAGCCaag ATGCTGATTAGTCAAATGCTGCAGGTGAACGTGGACGCTCGATACACTGCTGAGGAGGTGCTGTCCCACCCATGGGTGACA gatGAAGGGCCTTCAGACAGTAACGCCGAGGTCAGCTCAGAGAAGGACCAGGACGAAGCAGCTCCAGAAGCATCGCAAGAACCTCCACAACCTTCTGACCTGGACAACCAAAACGTCCTAGACACGCCCCCCAACACACAAGAACCTTGCCCCGACACACCTACACCATAA